One genomic window of Kosmotoga olearia TBF 19.5.1 includes the following:
- the mutS gene encoding DNA mismatch repair protein MutS, translating to MKNKSLTPMMRQYLEIKEKYKDCILLFRLGDFYETFFEDARVISEELQLVLTSRNGHPMAGVPYHALDQYVKKLISAGYKVAICDQVEDPATAKGLVKREVTRVITPGTLIEDDLLSSEENNFIAAVSEEKGVFPFVIADISTGDVAVTSCESLSDLKDVLYRTAPSQLIMNEKLKPLKKEITGELSNVFLEFLEEWHFAYSSSVEYVKRFYELASIDALEISSAEIIVLGALFKYIEMTQFKPMKHLSLPRVLRRSGYMYLDASTIENLSILPSERRGSLYQTLKATVTSMGGRKLKEWLLNPLKDLGKIERRLDIVEAFYSDPLLLEELREYLRQAFDIERISSRLATGRAIPRDLQALRTTLQVLPLIKELLYSNDVLSVIAEDIELFEEERKLLEASISDEPAAAPGEGKVIRRGYSEELDELMDLLEHSQDKMKEFELRERQKTGINNLKVKYNKVFGYFIEVSKGQVSRVPDDYIRKQTLVNSERYITPELKEFEDKVLSASERVAVLERALYEDICQKLSNSVQRFRKAGGLLAELDVLQSFATVAKKCGYTRPVFSSNHTSYVEAARHPVVEHYVKDFVPNDIQFDEKHSFYILTGPNMSGKSTYIRQVALISLMAQVGSFVPAKRAILPVYDRIFTRIGARDDVAGGKSTFLVEMMETATILSQATEDSLVVLDEVGRGTSTFDGISIAWAVSEYIYEAIGCHTIFATHFTELTELSQMYEGINNKTIEVREIEDGVIFLHKVVDGVASQSHGIDVAKLAGLPDIVLQRAREILKIIVKTSALDKTVKVLSSDEIKEIRKKKKGKMHKNQMSLF from the coding sequence ATGAAGAACAAAAGTCTGACACCAATGATGAGACAGTATCTTGAAATAAAAGAGAAATATAAAGATTGTATCCTTCTTTTTAGGCTCGGAGATTTTTATGAAACATTTTTTGAAGATGCCAGGGTTATTTCAGAAGAGCTTCAACTTGTCCTGACTTCACGAAACGGCCATCCTATGGCCGGCGTCCCATATCATGCACTGGATCAGTACGTGAAAAAGCTAATTTCTGCAGGATATAAGGTTGCTATTTGTGACCAGGTGGAGGATCCTGCAACCGCTAAAGGACTCGTCAAAAGAGAAGTAACAAGAGTGATCACGCCTGGTACATTGATCGAAGATGATCTTTTATCGTCTGAAGAAAATAACTTCATAGCGGCAGTATCTGAAGAAAAGGGAGTTTTTCCCTTTGTGATTGCAGATATATCCACTGGTGATGTTGCGGTAACCAGTTGCGAAAGCCTTTCAGATCTTAAAGATGTTTTGTACAGAACGGCACCTTCTCAATTGATAATGAACGAGAAGTTAAAGCCGTTGAAGAAGGAAATAACGGGGGAACTTTCCAATGTTTTCTTGGAATTTCTTGAGGAGTGGCATTTTGCGTATTCTTCCAGTGTCGAATATGTAAAACGTTTTTACGAACTTGCCTCTATCGATGCGCTTGAAATCTCTTCCGCTGAGATCATTGTGCTTGGTGCGCTTTTCAAATATATAGAGATGACCCAATTCAAACCCATGAAGCATCTTTCTCTTCCCCGAGTACTGAGAAGATCCGGGTACATGTATCTTGATGCTTCAACAATAGAGAATCTCTCTATTTTGCCTTCAGAAAGAAGAGGATCCCTCTATCAAACCTTAAAAGCTACTGTAACTTCTATGGGTGGAAGGAAGCTGAAGGAATGGCTTCTTAATCCCTTGAAGGATTTGGGGAAAATTGAGAGAAGGCTTGATATCGTTGAGGCTTTCTATTCTGATCCGTTGCTGCTCGAAGAGCTCCGGGAGTATCTCCGTCAAGCATTCGATATTGAGAGAATATCATCGAGACTGGCTACCGGTCGAGCGATTCCACGTGATCTTCAAGCTTTGAGAACTACCTTGCAGGTTTTACCCCTGATAAAAGAACTCTTGTATTCCAATGACGTTCTTTCTGTAATCGCTGAAGATATAGAATTGTTTGAAGAGGAAAGAAAACTTTTAGAAGCTTCAATAAGTGATGAACCTGCTGCTGCACCCGGTGAGGGAAAGGTAATACGCAGGGGTTATAGTGAAGAGCTCGACGAACTGATGGATCTTCTTGAGCATTCACAGGACAAAATGAAAGAGTTTGAACTCAGAGAACGTCAAAAGACGGGAATAAACAATCTAAAGGTCAAATATAACAAGGTCTTTGGTTACTTCATCGAAGTATCGAAAGGCCAGGTCTCACGGGTACCTGACGATTACATAAGAAAACAAACGCTGGTTAACTCGGAAAGATATATTACGCCCGAACTAAAAGAGTTTGAAGATAAGGTTTTGAGTGCCAGTGAACGTGTCGCCGTTCTCGAAAGAGCGTTGTACGAAGATATCTGTCAAAAACTCTCTAATTCCGTGCAGAGATTCAGAAAAGCCGGTGGGCTTCTTGCTGAGTTGGACGTACTTCAGTCCTTTGCAACCGTGGCAAAAAAATGTGGTTACACCCGACCGGTTTTTTCAAGCAATCACACCTCGTATGTGGAAGCCGCGAGGCATCCTGTTGTGGAGCATTATGTGAAAGATTTTGTTCCTAACGATATTCAATTCGATGAAAAACACTCTTTCTATATATTGACCGGACCTAACATGAGCGGAAAATCCACCTACATAAGGCAGGTCGCCTTAATTTCTTTGATGGCACAGGTTGGGTCGTTTGTACCTGCAAAACGTGCGATTCTCCCCGTTTATGACAGAATATTTACCCGTATAGGTGCCCGGGATGATGTGGCTGGTGGAAAATCTACTTTTCTTGTGGAGATGATGGAAACGGCGACTATCTTATCTCAGGCTACAGAGGATAGTTTGGTGGTTTTAGATGAAGTTGGGCGAGGGACGAGCACTTTTGACGGTATCAGTATAGCGTGGGCTGTTTCTGAATATATTTACGAAGCTATAGGCTGTCATACGATTTTTGCAACACATTTTACTGAATTGACGGAGTTATCGCAGATGTACGAAGGGATAAATAATAAGACTATCGAGGTTCGTGAGATCGAGGATGGCGTTATCTTTCTACATAAGGTTGTCGATGGAGTTGCCAGCCAATCGCATGGAATCGATGTAGCTAAATTGGCAGGATTGCCTGACATAGTTTTGCAAAGGGCACGGGAGATTTTGAAGATTATAGTTAAAACCAGTGCGTTGGATAAGACGGTGAAAGTTCTCTCCTCTGATGAAATTAAAGAAATACGAAAGAAAAAGAAAGGAAAAATGCATAAGAATCAGATGTCCCTATTCTAA
- the clpP gene encoding ATP-dependent Clp endopeptidase proteolytic subunit ClpP codes for MMPVVPYVVENKGRGERIYDIFTKLLSERIIFLGWPLDDEISNIVVAQLLFLESQDPDKDISIYINSPGGSVTSGLAIYDTMQYIKPDVSTICIGMAASMAAVILAGGSKGKRFALPHSRIMIHQPWGGAEGTAKDIEIRTRELLFIRDQINEILSHHTNQPKEKIEEDTDRDFYMSPAEAVKYGLVDKVIEPRKLKVAKKA; via the coding sequence ATGATGCCTGTTGTACCTTATGTTGTTGAAAACAAAGGCAGAGGTGAAAGGATATACGACATATTCACAAAGCTTTTGAGCGAAAGGATAATATTTCTTGGCTGGCCACTTGACGATGAAATATCAAATATCGTTGTGGCCCAATTGTTGTTCTTAGAATCTCAAGACCCGGATAAGGATATAAGTATCTATATCAATAGCCCGGGTGGTTCTGTAACTTCAGGACTGGCGATCTATGACACAATGCAGTATATAAAACCAGATGTCAGCACGATATGTATTGGTATGGCTGCTTCAATGGCTGCGGTGATACTCGCTGGCGGAAGCAAAGGAAAGCGATTTGCGTTACCACATTCCAGAATAATGATTCATCAGCCATGGGGCGGAGCCGAAGGAACAGCAAAAGATATTGAGATAAGAACTCGTGAACTGCTCTTTATAAGGGATCAGATAAACGAGATTCTCAGTCATCACACCAATCAACCGAAGGAAAAGATAGAAGAGGACACAGATAGAGATTTCTATATGAGCCCCGCAGAGGCCGTGAAATATGGACTGGTAGATAAGGTTATAGAGCCGAGAAAATTGAAGGTTGCTAAGAAGGCTTGA
- a CDS encoding DUF370 domain-containing protein — MMERIVNIGFDSFVVTDRIMAVLPAQNSVVKRLKQMSVEIGRTINLTFGKCTRSVIITDSGHLIFSFVPVEKLIEKLFDGEER, encoded by the coding sequence ATGATGGAAAGAATAGTGAACATAGGGTTTGACTCCTTTGTGGTAACCGATAGGATTATGGCTGTTTTGCCGGCGCAAAATTCAGTAGTTAAAAGGCTAAAGCAGATGAGTGTTGAAATCGGAAGGACGATAAATCTGACTTTTGGAAAGTGTACCAGGTCCGTGATTATAACGGACAGTGGCCATTTGATATTCTCATTTGTTCCGGTTGAGAAACTTATCGAAAAACTTTTTGATGGCGAAGAAAGATAA
- the obgE gene encoding GTPase ObgE: MIPTGESLVDTGKIFVKAGKGGDGAVSFRREKYIPFGGPDGGDGGNGGNVFIRATTSKNTLLEFQSKKKFEAEDGENGSGGKKYGKKGKDVIIEVPVGTLVYDAETGELLADLSSPGDIVCVARGGKGGRGNVHFATSVNQAPRVAEAGEPGEERKIYLELKLLADVGLIGFPNTGKSTIISKISNSKPKIANYHFTTLVPNLGVVKLSPEHGFIVADVPGLVKGAHKGAGLGHNFLKHVERCYLLVHVLDIAETEDRDFIQDYYDIRKELELHNEELAKKPEIVVGNKIDVLSDEEIEKRVKRFYDQTGKKILPISAIQGRNIDKLKWEMWEKIKTQKTFLKKTGVASQKKTPKVKPVSREAPDPSEFFIHKDSKGRYVVEGPAVDYYAEKFKVENQDKFLLDKLEAGGLSERLRKMGAQEGDIVVIRGREYEYME, translated from the coding sequence ATGATACCCACAGGCGAGAGTTTAGTAGACACGGGAAAAATATTTGTAAAAGCCGGAAAAGGCGGCGATGGTGCTGTTTCTTTCCGACGTGAGAAGTACATACCTTTCGGCGGCCCAGATGGTGGCGATGGTGGCAACGGTGGTAATGTTTTCATTCGAGCGACCACAAGCAAGAATACATTGCTTGAATTCCAGAGCAAAAAGAAGTTCGAGGCAGAAGACGGTGAAAACGGGTCAGGAGGAAAAAAATACGGGAAAAAGGGAAAAGATGTCATAATCGAAGTTCCCGTAGGAACACTTGTTTACGACGCGGAAACCGGAGAATTACTCGCCGATCTATCTTCACCGGGAGACATTGTTTGTGTTGCAAGAGGCGGCAAAGGTGGACGTGGAAATGTTCACTTCGCAACCTCAGTTAATCAAGCACCAAGAGTAGCAGAAGCAGGAGAACCGGGCGAAGAACGCAAAATATATCTAGAGTTAAAACTTCTGGCAGACGTTGGCTTGATAGGTTTTCCAAATACGGGAAAATCCACGATCATTTCAAAGATCTCCAATTCGAAGCCAAAGATTGCTAACTACCATTTCACGACCCTTGTGCCAAACCTCGGGGTTGTGAAACTGTCTCCAGAACACGGGTTCATAGTCGCTGATGTTCCTGGACTCGTGAAAGGTGCCCACAAAGGAGCTGGCCTCGGGCACAATTTTTTGAAACATGTGGAGCGTTGCTACCTTCTCGTCCATGTGCTGGATATAGCAGAAACTGAAGATAGAGACTTCATTCAGGATTATTATGATATCCGCAAGGAACTGGAACTTCACAATGAGGAGCTGGCCAAAAAACCGGAAATTGTTGTCGGAAACAAAATCGATGTCCTCAGCGATGAAGAGATTGAAAAACGCGTAAAGCGGTTTTATGATCAAACCGGGAAAAAAATTCTACCTATATCGGCTATTCAGGGCAGAAATATAGACAAACTAAAATGGGAGATGTGGGAAAAGATAAAAACACAAAAAACATTTCTTAAAAAAACGGGTGTCGCTTCACAGAAAAAAACGCCAAAAGTAAAACCGGTATCGCGTGAAGCTCCGGATCCTTCCGAATTCTTCATACACAAAGATTCAAAAGGAAGGTATGTTGTCGAAGGACCTGCGGTTGATTACTACGCAGAAAAATTCAAGGTGGAAAATCAAGATAAATTCTTACTGGATAAGCTCGAAGCCGGAGGTCTTTCGGAGAGACTGAGAAAGATGGGAGCTCAGGAAGGTGATATCGTTGTGATCAGAGGGCGTGAATATGAATACATGGAATAA
- the nadD gene encoding nicotinate (nicotinamide) nucleotide adenylyltransferase: MNTWNKRYGIFGGSFDPIHVGHVIIATRAIEALSLDRLYIVPAYIPPHKTSCNADFQTRFNWIKRVFKGENKIFVSDFEARRGDTSYSIFTIRHFAALYGDKPFFLIGEDSFYELDEWYSYQAILEEAILVVYPRVRKNVPEGKPPISPSERNVHFLKAPLIEISSTEIRERIKEGKSILGMVPCSISEEVRAFYARK; encoded by the coding sequence ATGAATACATGGAATAAAAGATACGGCATCTTTGGGGGATCATTCGATCCGATACACGTTGGACACGTCATTATTGCGACGAGGGCCATTGAAGCCCTCTCGCTTGATAGATTATACATCGTTCCCGCGTATATTCCACCACATAAAACTTCATGTAATGCAGATTTCCAGACGCGTTTTAATTGGATAAAACGCGTTTTTAAAGGTGAGAATAAAATCTTCGTATCGGATTTTGAAGCCAGACGGGGCGATACCTCCTATTCCATCTTCACCATAAGGCATTTTGCAGCTCTTTATGGCGATAAACCTTTCTTTCTCATCGGTGAAGATAGTTTTTATGAGCTAGATGAATGGTACAGCTATCAGGCTATCCTGGAAGAAGCCATTCTCGTGGTTTATCCTCGGGTAAGGAAAAACGTCCCTGAAGGGAAACCTCCAATATCTCCTTCAGAAAGAAATGTGCATTTTCTCAAAGCACCTCTCATCGAGATTTCTTCAACTGAAATAAGAGAAAGGATCAAAGAAGGCAAAAGCATTCTGGGAATGGTTCCGTGTTCTATATCTGAGGAGGTAAGAGCATTTTATGCCAGAAAATGA
- a CDS encoding tRNA dihydrouridine synthase produces MPENEVGLAPMAGYTDEAMRAISLEWGADFVFSEMLSVEGVLRNDRTTQKIIPETPCRIQLFGNDIARLAMAAKAVLDKATWFDINAGCPVKKVVKRGAGAALLREPEKLNAMIQTLKGISDLPVSVKIRLGWDKNEVVKIVERLVESRPFAIMVHGRTVVQGYSGVADWESIGKVVKICKPHGIKVYGSGDVFSPEKIVEAFEKYGVDGVLVARGAIGNPWIFSQYKELKQKGSYTVPDPHERLKVFAKHLKKLIELKGEERAIIESRKHFVGYCKGLLNATKMRREYMKLKNKTDVENFLMQYGLDIKSLKL; encoded by the coding sequence ATGCCAGAAAATGAAGTCGGTCTTGCACCCATGGCGGGCTATACGGATGAAGCAATGAGGGCCATCTCTCTCGAATGGGGAGCAGATTTTGTTTTCAGTGAAATGTTGAGCGTTGAAGGAGTTTTGAGAAATGATCGAACCACACAAAAAATCATTCCGGAAACCCCGTGCAGGATCCAGCTGTTCGGAAATGACATCGCGCGTCTTGCCATGGCTGCAAAAGCCGTTCTTGATAAAGCCACATGGTTTGACATTAACGCCGGTTGTCCAGTGAAGAAAGTTGTAAAACGGGGAGCGGGAGCTGCGCTTTTAAGAGAACCAGAAAAATTAAACGCCATGATTCAGACATTGAAAGGCATTTCAGATTTGCCAGTATCTGTGAAGATCAGGCTTGGGTGGGATAAAAACGAGGTGGTAAAGATCGTCGAAAGACTTGTTGAATCCAGACCTTTCGCGATAATGGTTCACGGCCGTACCGTCGTTCAAGGATATTCTGGTGTTGCAGATTGGGAATCAATCGGTAAAGTGGTAAAAATCTGCAAACCTCATGGAATAAAAGTTTATGGTTCGGGTGATGTCTTTTCTCCAGAAAAAATTGTAGAAGCTTTCGAAAAGTACGGAGTCGATGGAGTTTTAGTGGCACGCGGGGCAATTGGAAACCCGTGGATCTTCAGCCAATACAAAGAACTGAAGCAAAAGGGAAGTTACACAGTCCCGGATCCTCATGAACGCTTGAAGGTCTTTGCAAAACATCTCAAGAAGCTGATCGAATTAAAGGGAGAAGAAAGAGCGATAATCGAGTCGAGAAAACACTTTGTGGGTTATTGCAAGGGATTACTAAATGCAACAAAGATGCGAAGAGAATACATGAAATTGAAAAACAAAACGGATGTCGAGAATTTTCTTATGCAGTATGGATTAGATATAAAGAGCTTAAAACTATGA
- the tdh gene encoding L-threonine 3-dehydrogenase, giving the protein MKAIVKETCGPGFSLKEVPVPEELGPNEVLVKVDKASICGTDVHIYEWNEWSQQRIKPPQIAGHEFTGEVIEVGENVSMVSVGDRVVSETHIPCMKCLQCKTGKMHICRDMEILGVDRDGVFAKYVKVPEIVLWKVDKGIPAEYASIMEPFGNAVHTALVTDLTGKNVLITGAGPIGVMAAAVAKASGAARVIVTELKDFRKSLAKKMGADVVLDPREIDVPSKVKELTEGNGVDVLLEMSGNVNALVQGLQSITNGGVVSLLGVFPGSISFDINSLIIFKGLTVFGITGRKMFETWQIATQLLKNNVVDLSPIVTHIVKMEDWEKGFEAMMSGSSGKVIIDISEGV; this is encoded by the coding sequence ATGAAAGCTATTGTCAAAGAAACATGTGGTCCCGGTTTTTCATTGAAAGAGGTTCCTGTTCCAGAGGAACTAGGGCCAAATGAGGTTCTTGTAAAAGTGGATAAAGCATCGATCTGCGGAACGGATGTTCACATCTATGAATGGAACGAGTGGTCTCAGCAAAGAATAAAACCGCCGCAAATAGCAGGGCATGAATTCACAGGAGAGGTTATAGAGGTTGGCGAAAATGTTTCCATGGTATCTGTTGGAGACAGAGTTGTTTCCGAAACGCACATCCCTTGTATGAAATGCTTACAGTGCAAAACCGGGAAAATGCACATCTGCAGAGACATGGAAATTCTCGGAGTTGACAGGGATGGTGTCTTTGCCAAATACGTAAAGGTACCTGAAATTGTTCTCTGGAAAGTGGATAAAGGGATTCCCGCAGAGTACGCTTCGATAATGGAACCCTTTGGAAATGCTGTACACACAGCTCTTGTAACAGATCTGACCGGTAAAAACGTTTTAATTACGGGTGCCGGGCCAATCGGCGTAATGGCTGCCGCCGTTGCGAAAGCCTCAGGAGCAGCCCGGGTCATAGTTACCGAACTAAAAGACTTCCGCAAATCACTTGCGAAAAAAATGGGAGCAGATGTCGTGCTCGATCCCAGGGAAATAGATGTTCCTTCAAAAGTAAAAGAACTAACTGAAGGTAACGGTGTGGATGTACTTCTCGAAATGTCCGGAAATGTCAACGCTCTTGTTCAGGGGCTTCAAAGCATAACCAACGGTGGAGTAGTTTCGCTCCTTGGAGTGTTCCCTGGCAGTATCAGCTTCGATATCAATTCCCTGATTATCTTCAAAGGCCTCACAGTTTTTGGAATCACTGGTCGTAAGATGTTTGAAACCTGGCAAATAGCAACCCAATTATTAAAAAACAACGTTGTGGATCTATCTCCTATTGTCACTCACATTGTAAAGATGGAAGACTGGGAAAAAGGCTTTGAAGCTATGATGAGTGGTAGTTCTGGTAAGGTAATAATAGATATTTCCGAGGGGGTGTAA
- a CDS encoding glycine C-acetyltransferase, with translation MFDYNEFSKELKELEEKGLLVRIRTLQSPQGAWLTIDGKKVLNLCSNNYLGLAFNEELKKAAIEAIEKWGVGPGAVRTIAGTLEIHELLEKELAEFKKVEATLVLQSGFNANQAVIPAITTAEDAILSDELNHASIIDGVRLSKAKRYVWKHRDAEDLEEKLKQAKAEGSRRLLVITDGVFSMDGDLAPLPEIVEKCEKYDALLMVDDAHGEGVLGSHGRGIVDHFDLHGRVDIEVGTLSKAFGVVGGFVAGKKDLIDYLKQKARPFLFSSSLSPAETGAALAAVRMLKASDELVKKLWDNASYFKTEMQKLGFDTGHSETPITPVMLYDAKLSSQFSKKLFEEGIFAQSIGYPTVPKGKARIRVMISAVHTKEDLDFALGKFKKVGKELGVI, from the coding sequence ATGTTCGATTATAACGAATTCTCAAAAGAGCTAAAAGAGCTCGAAGAAAAAGGTCTTCTCGTTAGAATTAGAACATTACAAAGTCCTCAGGGAGCCTGGTTAACGATCGACGGGAAAAAGGTTTTGAATCTTTGTTCCAACAACTATCTGGGTTTAGCGTTCAATGAAGAGCTTAAAAAGGCTGCCATTGAAGCAATAGAAAAATGGGGTGTCGGTCCTGGAGCAGTTAGAACGATAGCTGGAACACTCGAAATTCACGAGCTTCTTGAAAAGGAACTTGCTGAATTCAAGAAAGTAGAAGCAACCCTTGTACTTCAGTCAGGTTTCAACGCGAATCAAGCAGTTATTCCGGCAATAACCACAGCTGAAGATGCTATTCTCTCAGATGAACTGAACCATGCGAGTATAATCGACGGAGTCAGGCTTTCCAAAGCGAAACGCTACGTCTGGAAACACAGAGACGCTGAAGACCTTGAAGAGAAACTGAAGCAAGCCAAAGCTGAAGGTTCAAGAAGACTATTGGTAATCACTGATGGAGTCTTCTCAATGGATGGAGACCTCGCCCCGCTTCCCGAGATCGTCGAAAAATGTGAAAAATATGATGCTCTGCTCATGGTAGATGACGCTCACGGAGAAGGGGTACTCGGAAGTCATGGTCGTGGAATCGTCGATCATTTTGATCTTCATGGAAGAGTCGATATTGAAGTTGGAACCCTTTCCAAAGCCTTCGGAGTAGTTGGCGGATTTGTTGCCGGTAAAAAAGATCTCATAGATTATCTAAAACAAAAAGCACGTCCTTTCCTGTTCAGTAGTTCGCTATCACCAGCAGAAACTGGTGCCGCTCTTGCTGCCGTGAGAATGCTCAAAGCTTCCGATGAACTGGTTAAAAAGCTCTGGGATAATGCCAGTTATTTCAAAACGGAAATGCAGAAACTGGGATTCGATACAGGTCACAGTGAAACCCCAATAACTCCTGTCATGCTTTACGACGCCAAATTGTCATCTCAGTTCAGTAAAAAACTATTTGAAGAAGGAATATTCGCCCAATCTATCGGTTATCCAACCGTTCCAAAGGGTAAGGCAAGAATAAGAGTTATGATAAGTGCCGTCCACACGAAAGAAGATCTCGATTTTGCCCTTGGAAAATTCAAAAAAGTCGGTAAAGAACTTGGTGTGATATAA
- a CDS encoding calcium/sodium antiporter, with amino-acid sequence MLNLLLLAIGIFLLLKGANYLIDGSIALAKRLGVSELFIGLTIVAFGTSAPELAVSIQAAVKGSGIAIGNVLGSNIANVALVLGASALIRNIKVSKSTMRSEIPFVILISLATGVLLLNDGFVISRYEGIVLLCFFIIFIDYVYGMAKKDIFNKETVVESKVENILEKNIALAWLATLGGMAGVVFGGEMVVKSGIVLAKTFGVSETLIGVTVVAVGTSLPELVTSIVAGIKKQADLAVGNIVGSNIFNLLVVLGISSLVSPIKADRPVTQDIIFTIATVTILPFLAGKKRTLGRFSGVILLAIYVLYLCMSVIAK; translated from the coding sequence TTGCTAAACCTCTTGTTACTCGCGATTGGTATTTTTCTTCTATTAAAAGGAGCAAATTACCTCATAGATGGTTCGATTGCCCTGGCTAAAAGGCTTGGCGTCTCAGAACTGTTTATAGGTCTTACAATAGTAGCTTTTGGAACGAGCGCACCAGAGCTGGCCGTTAGCATACAGGCAGCCGTTAAAGGGTCAGGAATAGCCATTGGAAATGTTCTTGGCTCTAATATAGCAAATGTCGCTCTGGTTCTTGGAGCCAGCGCCCTGATCCGGAACATAAAAGTCTCGAAATCCACCATGCGCTCTGAGATTCCCTTTGTCATCCTCATATCTCTGGCCACGGGTGTGCTGCTGTTGAACGACGGATTCGTGATCAGCAGGTATGAAGGTATCGTTTTACTGTGTTTCTTCATCATCTTTATTGATTATGTATACGGTATGGCAAAAAAAGACATCTTCAACAAAGAAACCGTCGTTGAATCGAAAGTCGAAAATATCCTGGAGAAAAACATCGCGCTTGCGTGGCTCGCTACTCTTGGTGGGATGGCAGGTGTTGTTTTCGGTGGTGAGATGGTGGTCAAGTCAGGAATTGTACTCGCGAAAACTTTTGGTGTCAGCGAAACTTTGATTGGCGTTACCGTTGTTGCCGTGGGGACCTCTTTGCCCGAACTCGTTACCTCGATTGTTGCCGGTATCAAAAAACAGGCAGATTTAGCCGTTGGAAACATCGTTGGTTCAAATATTTTCAACCTTCTTGTGGTACTGGGCATATCCTCGCTCGTATCTCCAATAAAAGCGGACAGACCCGTAACACAGGACATAATTTTCACCATCGCAACGGTTACGATCCTTCCATTTCTTGCAGGAAAAAAGAGGACTCTGGGAAGATTCTCGGGAGTAATATTGCTCGCTATCTACGTTCTGTATCTTTGCATGAGCGTTATAGCAAAATAA
- a CDS encoding ferritin-like domain-containing protein — protein sequence MIGITELLEIAIEIEEKGYSYYSKLADRSPGYNKVLFESLARQEKEHVEWFRDLMKEYKDEQTDAVPYEIENADFLKSLAEISIFSFEDAEKVIDDLEKAVKAAVQIEKDTIEFYKRLVEYIPKKRLLERIIREEERHLEELSKAFRNYV from the coding sequence ATGATAGGTATTACAGAACTACTGGAGATTGCAATTGAAATTGAAGAGAAAGGTTATTCCTACTATTCTAAGCTAGCGGATAGGTCACCTGGTTACAATAAAGTCTTATTTGAAAGTCTTGCCAGGCAGGAAAAGGAGCATGTGGAATGGTTCCGAGATTTGATGAAGGAATACAAAGATGAACAAACGGACGCTGTGCCTTATGAGATTGAAAATGCTGATTTTTTAAAAAGTCTCGCAGAGATTTCCATTTTCTCTTTTGAAGACGCTGAAAAGGTTATAGATGATCTGGAAAAAGCGGTGAAAGCTGCCGTGCAAATTGAAAAAGACACTATCGAATTTTACAAGAGATTGGTAGAATACATTCCAAAAAAGAGACTCTTGGAAAGGATAATCAGAGAGGAAGAAAGGCATCTGGAAGAACTTTCGAAAGCATTCCGTAATTATGTGTAA
- a CDS encoding DUF1292 domain-containing protein, giving the protein MVDGTNDFQDFVAGHDSNGHEHLEMFAITDEAGQEHNFALIEQFEHNGGLYWVCQEAFFEDDDKIRFDEESFVVFKAEQDDDGNLYLNSLEDEEFESFQKAWEASFEEEEEEEN; this is encoded by the coding sequence ATGGTTGATGGAACAAATGATTTTCAGGATTTTGTTGCGGGACACGATTCTAATGGTCACGAGCATCTTGAGATGTTCGCTATAACGGATGAGGCTGGTCAGGAGCACAATTTTGCCCTTATCGAACAGTTTGAGCACAATGGCGGCCTGTATTGGGTATGTCAGGAAGCTTTCTTTGAGGATGATGACAAGATAAGATTCGACGAAGAATCCTTTGTGGTATTCAAAGCCGAACAGGACGACGATGGGAATCTTTACCTGAACTCCCTGGAAGATGAGGAATTCGAGTCATTCCAAAAAGCCTGGGAAGCTAGCTTCGAAGAAGAAGAAGAAGAAGAGAACTAA